The following coding sequences are from one Humulus lupulus chromosome X, drHumLupu1.1, whole genome shotgun sequence window:
- the LOC133806967 gene encoding transcriptional corepressor LEUNIG isoform X1, with amino-acid sequence MSQTNWEADKMLDVYIHDYLVKRDLKASAQAFQAEGKVSSDPVAIDAPGGFLFEWWSVFWDIFIARTNEKHSEVAASYIETQLIKAREQQQQQHQQQQPQQPQHQQQQQQHMQMQQLLMQRHAHAQQQQQQQQQQQPQQQAPPQQQRREGSHLLNGTTNGLVGNDPLMRQNPGTANALATKMYEERLKLPPQRDPLDDAAMKQRFGESVGQLLDPTSQTSILKSAAASSQPSGQVLHGSTGGLSPQVQARNQQLPGSTPIQDIKPDINPVLNPRGAGQEGSLIGIPGSNQGGNNLTLKGWPLTGLDHIRTGFLQQQKPFMQAPQPFHQLQMLTPQHQLMLAQQNLSSPSASDENRRLRMLLSNRNLGLVKDGLSNSVGDVVPNVGSPLQGSGGPVLPRGDTDMLIKLKMAQLQQQQQQQQQQNSTPAQQLQQHPLSNQQSQSSNHNPHQDKMGGTGSVTMDGISNSFRGNDQGSKNQTGRKRKQPVSSSGPANSSGTANTAGPSPSSAPSTPSTHTPGDVISMPALTHSGSSSKPFIFAADGTGTLTSPSNQLWDDKDLELQADMDRFVDDGSLEDNVESFLSHDDTDPRDAAGRCMDVSKGFTFAEVNSVRASTSKVICCHFSSDGKLLASGGHDKKAVLWYTDSLKSKTSLEEHSALITDVRFSPSMSRLATSSFDKTVRVWDADNPGYSLRTFMGHSNTVMSLDFHPNKEDLLSSCDSDGEIRYWSINNGSCARVFKGGTAQMRFQPRFGRFLAAAADNLVSILDVETQVCRNSLQGHTKPVHSVCWDPSGELLASVSEDSVRVWSLGSGNEGECVHELSCSGNKFHSCVFHPTYPSLLVVGCYQSLELWNMMENKTMTISAHEGLIAALAVSPLTGLVASASHDKFVKLWK; translated from the exons ATGTCTCAGACTAACTGGGAGGCGGATAAAAT GTTAGATGTGTACATCCACGATTATTTAGTAAAGAGGGATTTAAAGGCTTCTGCTCAAGCATTCCAAGCTGAAGGGAAAGTATCCTCGGATCCTGTTG CTATTGATGCTCCTGGAGGCTTTCTCTTTGAATGGTGGTCTGTATTCTGGGACATATTTATTGCTAGAACCAATGAGAAGCATTCAGAAGTTGCTGCGTCTTATATTGAG ACGCAGTTGATTAAAGCAAGGGAACAGCAACAACAGCAGCATCAACAACAACAGCCACAACAACCACAACACCaacaacagcagcagcagcacaTGCAAATGCAACAACTTCTGATGCAGAGGCATGCTCATGCTCAGCaacagcaacagcaacaacagcagcaacagccGCAGCAGCAGGCACCACCACAACAGCAGCGAAGAGAAGGGAGCCACCTTTTAAATGGTACTACAAATGGACTTGTTGGAAATGATCCTCTCATGCGACAAAATCCCGGAACAGCAAATGCCTTGGCCACAAAGATGTACGAGGAGCGATTAAAGCTGCCTCCTCAAAGAGATCCTTTAGATGATGCAGCTATGAAG CAAAGGTTTGGTGAGAGTGTGGGCCAACTTTTGGATCCAACAAGTCAGACCTCCATATTAAAGTCAGCTGCAGCATCCAGCCAGCCATCAGG GCAAGTATTGCATGGTTCAACTGGAGGGCTGTCTCCTCAAGTTCAAGCTCGAAATCAACAATTGCCAGGGTCCACCCCG ATTCAGGACATAAAGCCTGATATTAATCCAGTTTTGAACCCCCGCGGTGCTGGTCAAGAAGGATCATTAATAGGAATTCCTG GGTCAAATCAAGGAGGAAACAATTTGACTTTAAAAGGATGGCCTCTCACA GGTCTGGATCATATTCGAACTGGGTTTCTCCAGCAACAAAAGCCTTTTATGCAGGCTCCTCAACCCTTTCATCAGCTTCAGATGTTGACACCACAACACCAACTTATGCTTGCACAACAAAATTTGTCCTCACCATCTGCTAGTGATGAAAATAGAAGACTTAGAATGCTTTTGAGTAACCGAAATTTGGGTCTTGTAAAGGATGGCCTTTCGAATTCTGTTGGAGATGTGGTTCCCAATGTTGGATCCCCACTTCAAGGTAGTGGGGGTCCTGTTTTGCCTCGTGGAGATACGGATATGCTGATTAAG TTAAAAATGGCTCAActacagcagcagcaacagcaacaacaacaacagaacAGTACACCGGCACAGCAGCTACAGCAACATCCTCTTTCAAATCAGCAGTCACAAAGTTCAAATCACAATCCACACCAAGATAAAATGGGTGGCACTGGCAGTGTCACCATGGATGGTATATCAAACTCCTTTCGAGGAAATGACCAG GGTTCAAAAAACCAGACTGGTAGAAAGCGAAAGCAGCCAGTGTCATCTTCGGGTCCTGCAAATAGCTCAGGAACAGCAAATACAGCTGGACCTTCACCAAGTTCAGCTCCCTCAACACCCTCAACTCACACACCTGGGGATGTGATTTCAATGCCTGCATTGACCCATAGTGGTAGTTCTTCAAAGCCTTTCATATTTGCAGCTGATGGTACTGGTACTCTTACATCACCATCAAATCAGTTG TGGGATGATAAAGATCTTGAATTGCAGGCTGATATGGATCGATTTGTAGATGATGGATCCCTTGAGGACAATGTGGAGTCTTTTTTATCCCATGATGATACAGACCCCAGAGATGCTGCTGGTCGTTGTATGGATGTCAGCAAAG GGTTCACATTTGCAGAAGTAAATTCTGTTAGAGCTAGCACAAGCAAAGTTATATGTTGTCACTTCTCATCTGATGGAAAACTGCTTGCTAGTGGTGGGCATGATAAAAAG GCTGTATTATGGTACACTGATTCATTAAAGTCAAAAACTTCACTTGAGGAACATTCAGCTTTGATTACTGATGTTCGTTTCAGTCCAAGCATGTCACGTCTTGCTACATCCTCATTTGATAAAACTGTTCGGGTTTGGGATGCTGACAAT CCTGGTTATTCACTACGCACCTTTATGGGACATTCCAACACTGTAATGTCATTGGACTTCCACCCAAATAAAGAAGATCTTCTCAGCTCTTGTGATAGCGATGGTGAGATACGTTATTGGAGTATTAACAATGGCAGTTGTGCTAGAGTGTTCAAG GGTGGTACGGCACAGATGAGATTCCAACCCCGTTTTGGGAGGTTCCTTGCTGCAGCTGCAGATAACCTTGTATCTATACTGGATGTGGAGACTCAAGTTTGTCGGAATTCACTACAG GGGCATACTAAGCCAGTCCATTCTGTGTGCTGGGATCCTTCTGGTGAGTTACTTGCATCGGTGAGTGAGGACTCTGTCAGAGTATGGTCGCTTGGATCAGGAAACGAAGGGGAATGTGTTCATGAGTTGAGCTGCAGCGGAAATAAATTTCACTCCTGTGTTTTCCATCCTACATATCCTTCACTGTTAGTTGTAGGCTGTTACCAG TCCTTGGAGCTATGGAACATGATGGAAAACAAGACAATGACGATATCAGCTCATGAAGGACTTATTGCAGCCTTGGCCGTATCACCTCTCACAGGATTGGTAGCTTCAGCCAGTCACGATAAGTTTGTCAAGCTCTGGAAGTGA
- the LOC133806967 gene encoding transcriptional corepressor LEUNIG isoform X2: MSQTNWEADKMLDVYIHDYLVKRDLKASAQAFQAEGKVSSDPVAIDAPGGFLFEWWSVFWDIFIARTNEKHSEVAASYIETQLIKAREQQQQQHQQQQPQQPQHQQQQQQHMQMQQLLMQRHAHAQQQQQQQQQQQPQQQAPPQQQRREGSHLLNGTTNGLVGNDPLMRQNPGTANALATKMYEERLKLPPQRDPLDDAAMKQRFGESVGQLLDPTSQTSILKSAAASSQPSGQVLHGSTGGLSPQVQARNQQLPGSTPIQDIKPDINPVLNPRGAGQEGSLIGIPGSNQGGNNLTLKGWPLTGLDHIRTGFLQQQKPFMQAPQPFHQLQMLTPQHQLMLAQQNLSSPSASDENRRLRMLLSNRNLGLVKDGLSNSVGDVVPNVGSPLQGSGGPVLPRGDTDMLIKLKMAQLQQQQQQQQQQNSTPAQQLQQHPLSNQQSQSSNHNPHQDKMGGTGSVTMDGISNSFRGNDQGSKNQTGRKRKQPVSSSGPANSSGTANTAGPSPSSAPSTPSTHTPGDVISMPALTHSGSSSKPFIFAADGTGTLTSPSNQLADMDRFVDDGSLEDNVESFLSHDDTDPRDAAGRCMDVSKGFTFAEVNSVRASTSKVICCHFSSDGKLLASGGHDKKAVLWYTDSLKSKTSLEEHSALITDVRFSPSMSRLATSSFDKTVRVWDADNPGYSLRTFMGHSNTVMSLDFHPNKEDLLSSCDSDGEIRYWSINNGSCARVFKGGTAQMRFQPRFGRFLAAAADNLVSILDVETQVCRNSLQGHTKPVHSVCWDPSGELLASVSEDSVRVWSLGSGNEGECVHELSCSGNKFHSCVFHPTYPSLLVVGCYQSLELWNMMENKTMTISAHEGLIAALAVSPLTGLVASASHDKFVKLWK; encoded by the exons ATGTCTCAGACTAACTGGGAGGCGGATAAAAT GTTAGATGTGTACATCCACGATTATTTAGTAAAGAGGGATTTAAAGGCTTCTGCTCAAGCATTCCAAGCTGAAGGGAAAGTATCCTCGGATCCTGTTG CTATTGATGCTCCTGGAGGCTTTCTCTTTGAATGGTGGTCTGTATTCTGGGACATATTTATTGCTAGAACCAATGAGAAGCATTCAGAAGTTGCTGCGTCTTATATTGAG ACGCAGTTGATTAAAGCAAGGGAACAGCAACAACAGCAGCATCAACAACAACAGCCACAACAACCACAACACCaacaacagcagcagcagcacaTGCAAATGCAACAACTTCTGATGCAGAGGCATGCTCATGCTCAGCaacagcaacagcaacaacagcagcaacagccGCAGCAGCAGGCACCACCACAACAGCAGCGAAGAGAAGGGAGCCACCTTTTAAATGGTACTACAAATGGACTTGTTGGAAATGATCCTCTCATGCGACAAAATCCCGGAACAGCAAATGCCTTGGCCACAAAGATGTACGAGGAGCGATTAAAGCTGCCTCCTCAAAGAGATCCTTTAGATGATGCAGCTATGAAG CAAAGGTTTGGTGAGAGTGTGGGCCAACTTTTGGATCCAACAAGTCAGACCTCCATATTAAAGTCAGCTGCAGCATCCAGCCAGCCATCAGG GCAAGTATTGCATGGTTCAACTGGAGGGCTGTCTCCTCAAGTTCAAGCTCGAAATCAACAATTGCCAGGGTCCACCCCG ATTCAGGACATAAAGCCTGATATTAATCCAGTTTTGAACCCCCGCGGTGCTGGTCAAGAAGGATCATTAATAGGAATTCCTG GGTCAAATCAAGGAGGAAACAATTTGACTTTAAAAGGATGGCCTCTCACA GGTCTGGATCATATTCGAACTGGGTTTCTCCAGCAACAAAAGCCTTTTATGCAGGCTCCTCAACCCTTTCATCAGCTTCAGATGTTGACACCACAACACCAACTTATGCTTGCACAACAAAATTTGTCCTCACCATCTGCTAGTGATGAAAATAGAAGACTTAGAATGCTTTTGAGTAACCGAAATTTGGGTCTTGTAAAGGATGGCCTTTCGAATTCTGTTGGAGATGTGGTTCCCAATGTTGGATCCCCACTTCAAGGTAGTGGGGGTCCTGTTTTGCCTCGTGGAGATACGGATATGCTGATTAAG TTAAAAATGGCTCAActacagcagcagcaacagcaacaacaacaacagaacAGTACACCGGCACAGCAGCTACAGCAACATCCTCTTTCAAATCAGCAGTCACAAAGTTCAAATCACAATCCACACCAAGATAAAATGGGTGGCACTGGCAGTGTCACCATGGATGGTATATCAAACTCCTTTCGAGGAAATGACCAG GGTTCAAAAAACCAGACTGGTAGAAAGCGAAAGCAGCCAGTGTCATCTTCGGGTCCTGCAAATAGCTCAGGAACAGCAAATACAGCTGGACCTTCACCAAGTTCAGCTCCCTCAACACCCTCAACTCACACACCTGGGGATGTGATTTCAATGCCTGCATTGACCCATAGTGGTAGTTCTTCAAAGCCTTTCATATTTGCAGCTGATGGTACTGGTACTCTTACATCACCATCAAATCAGTTG GCTGATATGGATCGATTTGTAGATGATGGATCCCTTGAGGACAATGTGGAGTCTTTTTTATCCCATGATGATACAGACCCCAGAGATGCTGCTGGTCGTTGTATGGATGTCAGCAAAG GGTTCACATTTGCAGAAGTAAATTCTGTTAGAGCTAGCACAAGCAAAGTTATATGTTGTCACTTCTCATCTGATGGAAAACTGCTTGCTAGTGGTGGGCATGATAAAAAG GCTGTATTATGGTACACTGATTCATTAAAGTCAAAAACTTCACTTGAGGAACATTCAGCTTTGATTACTGATGTTCGTTTCAGTCCAAGCATGTCACGTCTTGCTACATCCTCATTTGATAAAACTGTTCGGGTTTGGGATGCTGACAAT CCTGGTTATTCACTACGCACCTTTATGGGACATTCCAACACTGTAATGTCATTGGACTTCCACCCAAATAAAGAAGATCTTCTCAGCTCTTGTGATAGCGATGGTGAGATACGTTATTGGAGTATTAACAATGGCAGTTGTGCTAGAGTGTTCAAG GGTGGTACGGCACAGATGAGATTCCAACCCCGTTTTGGGAGGTTCCTTGCTGCAGCTGCAGATAACCTTGTATCTATACTGGATGTGGAGACTCAAGTTTGTCGGAATTCACTACAG GGGCATACTAAGCCAGTCCATTCTGTGTGCTGGGATCCTTCTGGTGAGTTACTTGCATCGGTGAGTGAGGACTCTGTCAGAGTATGGTCGCTTGGATCAGGAAACGAAGGGGAATGTGTTCATGAGTTGAGCTGCAGCGGAAATAAATTTCACTCCTGTGTTTTCCATCCTACATATCCTTCACTGTTAGTTGTAGGCTGTTACCAG TCCTTGGAGCTATGGAACATGATGGAAAACAAGACAATGACGATATCAGCTCATGAAGGACTTATTGCAGCCTTGGCCGTATCACCTCTCACAGGATTGGTAGCTTCAGCCAGTCACGATAAGTTTGTCAAGCTCTGGAAGTGA